In Syngnathus scovelli strain Florida chromosome 10, RoL_Ssco_1.2, whole genome shotgun sequence, the following are encoded in one genomic region:
- the dohh gene encoding deoxyhypusine hydroxylase yields MASVEQLAAVGSVLVDPRQDLTQRFRALFTLKNLGGAEAVEWISKAFNDDSVLLKHELAYCLGQMQDERAIPILSAVLKDTHQEPMVRHEAGEALGAIGSPSVLDLLKAYSQDPVIEVAETCQLALRRLEWLQNGGDKQLQDGNVDDNPYGSVDPAPAAASASVLQLRQHLLDETLPLFERYRAMFALRNLGSREAVLALGDGLQCSSALFRHEIGYVLGQMQHPAAVPALSAVLECGGESAMVRHEAAEALGSIGQDECLAVLQRFRGDAERVVKESCEVALDMLDYENNQQFQYADGLARLQG; encoded by the exons ATGGCCAGTGTGGAGCAGTTGGCTGCGGTGggttctgttctggtggaccccCGTCAGGACCTGACACAGCGGTTCCGAGCTCTATTCACTCTCAAGAACCTGGGAG GCGCCGAGGCAGTGGAGTGGATCAGCAAAGCGTTCAATGATGACTCAGTGCTGCTCAAGCATGAGCTGGCCTACTGCTTAGGCCAGATGCAGGACGAACGCGCCATACCCATTCTCAGCGCCGTACTCAAGGACACCCACCAGGAGCCCATGGTGCGGCATGAAGCGG GAGAAGCCCTGGGAGCCATCGGGAGCCCTTCAGTTCTGGACTTGCTGAAGGCCTACAGCCAGGACCCTGTCATTGAG GTGGCTGAGACGTGCCAATTGGCCTTGCGTCGTTTGGAGTGGCTCCAGAACGGCGGCGACAAACAGCTGCAAGATGGCAACGTGGACGACAACCCGTACGGCTCTGTGGATCCGGCGCCTGCCGCCGCCAGCGCGAGCGTTTTACAGCTCCGCCAACACCTGCTGGACGAGACCCTGCCGCTCTTCGAGCGCTACCGGGCCATGTTTGCGCTCAGGAACCTGGGCAGCCGGGAAGCCGTCCTCGCCTTGGGCGATG GCCTACAGTGTTCGAGCGCACTGTTCCGCCATGAGATCGGCTACGTCCTGGGTCAGATGCAACACCCCGCGGCGGTCCCGGCCCTCAGCGCCGTACTGGAATGCGGCGGCGAGAGTGCCATGGTGCGGCATGAGGCGGCCGAGGCCCTGGGCTCCATCGGCCAGGACGAGTGCCTGGCCGTGCTGCAACGTTTCCGCGGTGATGCTGAGCGCGTGGTTAAGGAGAGCTGTGAAGTAGCCTTGGACATGCTGGACTATGAGAACAACCAACAGTTCCAGTACGCCGACGGGCTCGCCAGACTGCAAGGATAA